In Streptomyces sp. NBC_00569, a single genomic region encodes these proteins:
- a CDS encoding ABC transporter substrate-binding protein, translated as MTASTTRRSTAAKSAKSRIAMVGAIAVAGTLLLSGCGDQTKDKGAPADSTKNAPLADKLPKEIRDKGVIKVGSDIAYAPVEFKDKSGNTAGIDPDLAAAMGKQLGVKFEFQNGTFDTLITGLRSKRYDIAMSAMTDTKDRQNGVDSDTGKKVGEGVDFVDYFDAGVSIYTPKGKTQGIKTWDDLCGKKIVVQRGTVSHDLAKAQAKKCPAGKKLAIESFDDDQQAQTRLRSGGADAGSSDFPVAAYAVKTAGGGKDFELVGEQVEAAPYGIAVAKGNTELRDALKAALDAVIKNGEYEKIIAKWGVEAGSVKEASVNGGK; from the coding sequence ATGACCGCAAGCACCACCCGTCGTTCGACCGCTGCGAAGTCCGCGAAGTCCCGGATTGCCATGGTCGGCGCGATCGCGGTCGCCGGCACTCTGCTGCTGTCCGGCTGCGGTGACCAGACCAAGGACAAGGGCGCGCCCGCCGACTCCACCAAGAACGCTCCCCTCGCGGACAAGCTCCCCAAGGAGATCCGCGACAAGGGCGTCATCAAGGTCGGTTCGGACATCGCGTACGCGCCGGTCGAGTTCAAGGACAAGTCCGGCAACACGGCGGGCATCGACCCCGACCTCGCGGCCGCCATGGGCAAGCAGCTCGGCGTGAAGTTCGAGTTCCAGAACGGCACGTTCGACACCCTCATCACCGGCCTGCGCTCCAAGCGCTACGACATCGCGATGTCGGCGATGACGGACACCAAGGACCGGCAGAACGGTGTCGACTCCGACACCGGCAAGAAGGTCGGCGAGGGCGTCGACTTCGTGGACTACTTCGACGCGGGCGTCTCGATCTACACGCCGAAGGGCAAGACCCAGGGCATCAAGACCTGGGACGACCTGTGCGGCAAGAAGATCGTCGTCCAGCGCGGCACGGTCTCGCACGACCTGGCCAAGGCGCAGGCGAAGAAGTGCCCGGCCGGCAAGAAGCTCGCCATCGAGTCCTTCGACGACGACCAGCAGGCCCAGACCCGGCTGCGTTCGGGCGGCGCGGACGCCGGCTCCTCCGACTTCCCGGTCGCCGCGTACGCGGTGAAGACCGCGGGCGGCGGCAAGGACTTCGAGCTCGTCGGCGAGCAGGTCGAGGCCGCCCCGTACGGCATCGCGGTCGCCAAGGGCAACACCGAGCTGCGGGACGCCCTGAAGGCGGCGCTCGACGCCGTCATCAAGAACGGCGAGTACGAGAAGATCATCGCGAAGTGGGGCGTCGAGGCGGGCTCGGTCAAGGAAGCCTCCGTCAACGGCGGCAAGTGA
- a CDS encoding PadR family transcriptional regulator, whose amino-acid sequence MPPVFAHGRLRLYLLKLLDEAPRHGYEVIRLLEERFQGLYAPSAGTVYPRLAKLEAEGLVTHTTEGGRKVYSITDAGRAELADRSGELADLELEIRESVAELAAEIRDDVRGAAGDLRREMRAAASEARNGSGTTTRKSERPGPFGDFQDFGDKEAWRAAKEELRRARQEWKEQARRAKDESRRAREEAQRARRQAKEAQEQAREQAQEQVQRLAKRVQDQVQDHFAQGDWPTGVREGLTELAKEFGDFGKYFGKEAGGAAPSDGAGPEARVTHGDIPAEYLPSWSHEDSTGDPARDLDRLLDRFRDDIRDTARDHGVTEDQLREARRRLSEAAAHIGASLRTPKD is encoded by the coding sequence ATGCCCCCCGTCTTCGCCCACGGCCGCCTGCGCCTGTACCTCCTGAAGCTGCTCGACGAGGCCCCGCGCCACGGGTACGAGGTGATCCGGCTCCTGGAGGAGCGCTTCCAGGGCCTGTACGCGCCCTCGGCGGGCACGGTGTACCCGCGCCTGGCGAAGCTGGAGGCCGAAGGGCTGGTCACCCACACCACGGAGGGCGGCAGAAAGGTCTACTCGATCACCGACGCGGGCCGCGCCGAGCTGGCCGACCGCAGCGGTGAGCTGGCCGACCTGGAGCTGGAGATCCGCGAGTCCGTGGCGGAGCTCGCCGCCGAGATCCGGGACGACGTGCGGGGCGCGGCGGGCGATCTGCGCCGGGAGATGCGGGCGGCCGCCTCGGAGGCGAGGAACGGGTCGGGGACGACCACGCGCAAGAGCGAGCGGCCGGGCCCGTTCGGCGACTTCCAGGACTTCGGGGACAAGGAGGCGTGGCGCGCGGCCAAGGAGGAGCTGCGCCGCGCCCGGCAGGAATGGAAGGAGCAGGCACGGCGCGCGAAGGACGAGAGCCGCCGGGCCCGCGAGGAGGCCCAGCGGGCGCGCCGGCAGGCCAAGGAGGCGCAGGAGCAGGCGCGCGAGCAGGCGCAGGAGCAGGTCCAGCGTCTGGCGAAGCGGGTGCAGGACCAGGTCCAGGACCACTTCGCGCAGGGCGACTGGCCCACGGGGGTCCGGGAGGGCCTGACCGAACTGGCCAAGGAGTTCGGCGACTTCGGCAAGTACTTCGGCAAGGAGGCGGGCGGCGCGGCCCCTTCGGACGGCGCCGGGCCCGAGGCGCGGGTCACCCATGGCGACATCCCCGCGGAGTATCTGCCGTCGTGGAGCCACGAGGACTCGACCGGCGACCCGGCCCGTGATCTGGACCGTCTCCTCGACCGCTTCCGCGACGACATCCGCGACACGGCCAGGGACCACGGGGTGACGGAGGACCAACTCCGCGAGGCCCGGCGCCGGCTGTCGGAGGCGGCGGCACACATCGGGGCGTCCCTGCGGACACCCAAGGACTGA
- a CDS encoding DUF4097 family beta strand repeat-containing protein, with protein MPEWSVAEPHKLAFDEPVSTLHVRIVNGTVNVVGTDEGSARLEVSAIEGPPLQVTLTDGVLTVAYDDLPWKGFLKWLDPKGWRRSAVVSLAVPAATGVEVGVVGAGAVVSGMQGRTEVKGVSGDTTLVGVAGDVRTDTVSGNVEAQAVTGDLRFNSVSGDLTVVEGAGPSVRADSVSGSMIVDLDPADRATDVNLTSVSGEIAIRLPHPADAEVEANTASGSVSNAFEDLRVAGHWGAKSITGRLGTGRGKLKATTVSGSIALLRRPPAEDDTHAPAADAPVERSPAADSPTAPDAAAGGPADKKVL; from the coding sequence ATGCCCGAGTGGTCCGTGGCAGAGCCCCACAAGCTCGCCTTCGACGAGCCCGTGTCGACGCTCCACGTACGCATCGTCAACGGAACGGTGAACGTCGTGGGCACCGACGAAGGTTCCGCCCGCCTCGAGGTGTCCGCGATCGAGGGGCCCCCGCTCCAGGTGACCCTGACGGACGGCGTGCTGACCGTCGCGTACGACGATCTGCCCTGGAAGGGCTTCCTCAAGTGGCTCGACCCCAAGGGCTGGCGCCGCAGCGCGGTCGTGTCCCTGGCGGTCCCGGCAGCCACGGGAGTCGAGGTCGGCGTCGTCGGCGCCGGCGCGGTCGTGTCCGGGATGCAGGGGCGTACGGAGGTCAAGGGCGTCAGCGGCGACACGACACTGGTCGGCGTCGCGGGCGATGTGCGCACGGACACCGTCTCCGGGAATGTCGAGGCCCAGGCGGTGACCGGGGATCTGCGCTTCAACTCCGTCTCCGGGGACCTGACCGTCGTCGAGGGCGCCGGCCCCTCCGTGCGGGCCGACTCGGTGAGCGGCTCGATGATCGTGGACCTCGACCCGGCCGACCGGGCGACGGATGTGAACCTGACGAGCGTCTCGGGCGAGATCGCGATCCGACTCCCGCACCCCGCGGACGCCGAGGTCGAGGCGAACACGGCGAGCGGATCCGTGTCGAACGCCTTCGAGGATCTGCGGGTCGCCGGTCACTGGGGCGCCAAGAGCATCACGGGCAGGCTCGGCACGGGCCGCGGAAAGCTGAAGGCGACGACGGTCTCCGGATCGATCGCGCTCCTGCGGCGGCCTCCGGCGGAGGACGACACCCATGCCCCCGCCGCGGACGCCCCCGTCGAGCGCTCCCCCGCTGCCGACTCCCCCACCGCCCCTGACGCCGCCGCCGGCGGCCCGGCCGACAAGAAGGTGCTCTGA
- a CDS encoding amino acid ABC transporter permease, producing MSVDIDKTDGPEDVPPPKAGPEAIKAIPVRHYGRYVAAVVAIAVLAAIVYAFAQGKINWGAIPEYFFDDRILKGVGQTLLLTVISMVIGVAGGILLAVMRLSRNPVTSSIAWFYIWFFRGTPVLVQLFVWFNLGLVFEYINLGPIYKDYWSSFMTPFLTALLGLGLNEAAYMAEICRAGLLSVDEGQTEASHALGMSHAKTLRRIVIPQAMRVIVPPTGNEVINMLKTTSLVSAVQFYELFRYAQDIGQNSGAPVEMYFLAAAWYLVMTSILSVGQYYLERYYARGSSRSLPPTPFQKIRANLLSLGRPKGAA from the coding sequence GTGTCTGTTGACATCGACAAGACGGACGGGCCCGAGGACGTCCCGCCGCCCAAGGCGGGACCCGAGGCCATCAAGGCGATCCCGGTCCGGCACTACGGCCGCTATGTCGCCGCGGTCGTCGCGATAGCCGTCCTGGCAGCGATCGTCTACGCGTTCGCCCAGGGCAAGATCAACTGGGGCGCGATCCCCGAGTACTTCTTCGACGACCGCATCCTCAAGGGCGTCGGCCAGACCCTGCTCCTGACCGTGATCTCCATGGTCATCGGCGTGGCGGGCGGCATCCTGCTCGCCGTGATGCGCCTCTCGCGCAACCCGGTGACGTCGTCGATCGCCTGGTTCTACATCTGGTTCTTCCGCGGCACCCCGGTCCTGGTCCAGCTGTTCGTCTGGTTCAACCTGGGCCTGGTCTTCGAGTACATCAACCTCGGCCCGATCTACAAGGACTACTGGTCCTCGTTCATGACGCCGTTCCTGACGGCGCTGCTCGGACTCGGCCTGAACGAGGCCGCGTACATGGCGGAGATCTGCCGCGCCGGCCTGCTCTCGGTCGACGAGGGCCAGACGGAGGCCTCGCACGCCCTCGGCATGAGCCACGCGAAGACCCTGCGCCGGATCGTGATCCCGCAGGCGATGCGCGTGATCGTGCCGCCCACGGGCAACGAGGTCATCAACATGCTGAAGACGACCTCGCTGGTGTCGGCGGTGCAGTTCTACGAACTCTTCCGCTACGCCCAGGACATCGGGCAGAACTCCGGCGCACCGGTGGAGATGTACTTCCTCGCCGCGGCCTGGTACCTCGTGATGACCTCGATCCTTAGCGTCGGGCAGTACTACCTGGAGCGTTACTACGCCCGCGGCTCCAGCCGCTCGCTGCCTCCGACGCCGTTCCAGAAGATCAGGGCCAACCTGCTGTCGCTCGGCAGGCCGAAGGGAGCCGCGTGA
- a CDS encoding DUF6104 family protein has translation MYFTDRGIEELEKRRGEEEVTFEWLAEQLRTFVDLNPDFEVPVERLATWLARLDDEDDDE, from the coding sequence ATGTACTTCACCGACCGCGGCATCGAGGAACTGGAGAAGCGGCGCGGCGAGGAGGAGGTCACCTTCGAGTGGCTCGCCGAGCAGCTGCGCACGTTCGTCGACCTGAACCCGGATTTCGAGGTACCGGTCGAGCGGCTTGCGACATGGCTGGCGCGGCTCGACGACGAGGACGACGACGAGTAG
- a CDS encoding NAD(P)-dependent malic enzyme produces MAAEIVNPRSDAGSGQASAGPAHTGNESAEEPFDPAFALHRGGKMAVQATVPVRDKDDLSLAYTPGVAKVCSAIAENPELVHDYTWKSSVVAVVTDGTAVLGLGDIGPEASLPVMEGKAILFKQFGGVDAVPIALGTTDTDEIIETVVRLAPSFGGVNLEDISAPRCFEIERRLQERLDIPVFHDDQHGTAVVTLAALKNAAKLSGRSLGELRAVISGAGAAGVAIAKFLLEAGLGDVAVADRKGIVSRDREDLTDVKRELAELTNKANITGSLETALAGADVFIGVSGGTVPEPAVASMAPGAFVFAMANPNPEVHPDVAHKYAAVVATGRSDYPNQINNVLAFPGIFAGALQVRASRITEGMKIAAADALADVVGDDLDAGYVIPSPFDERVAPAVTAAVAAAARAEGVARR; encoded by the coding sequence GTGGCAGCGGAGATCGTCAATCCTCGCAGCGACGCCGGTTCCGGCCAGGCCAGTGCGGGCCCGGCGCATACCGGCAACGAAAGCGCCGAAGAGCCCTTCGATCCGGCCTTCGCACTGCACCGCGGCGGCAAGATGGCCGTGCAGGCCACCGTGCCGGTGCGCGACAAGGACGACCTGTCCCTGGCGTACACGCCGGGCGTCGCGAAGGTCTGCTCCGCGATCGCGGAGAATCCCGAGCTCGTCCACGACTACACGTGGAAGTCGTCCGTCGTGGCCGTCGTCACCGACGGCACCGCGGTGCTCGGCCTCGGGGACATCGGTCCCGAGGCGTCCCTCCCGGTGATGGAGGGCAAAGCGATCCTGTTCAAGCAGTTCGGCGGCGTCGACGCGGTGCCGATCGCGCTCGGCACGACCGACACGGACGAGATCATCGAGACCGTCGTCCGCCTCGCTCCCTCGTTCGGCGGTGTGAACCTCGAGGACATCTCGGCGCCGCGCTGCTTCGAGATCGAGCGCAGGCTGCAGGAGCGGCTCGACATCCCGGTCTTCCACGACGACCAGCACGGCACCGCCGTGGTCACGCTGGCGGCGCTGAAGAACGCGGCCAAGCTCAGCGGGCGCTCGCTCGGCGAGCTGCGCGCCGTGATCTCGGGCGCCGGCGCGGCCGGTGTCGCCATCGCCAAGTTCCTCCTCGAGGCGGGGCTCGGCGACGTGGCGGTCGCGGACCGCAAGGGCATCGTCAGCCGGGACCGCGAGGACCTGACGGACGTCAAGCGCGAGCTGGCCGAGCTCACCAACAAGGCCAACATCACGGGTTCGCTCGAGACCGCGCTCGCCGGCGCGGACGTCTTCATCGGCGTCTCCGGCGGTACGGTCCCGGAGCCCGCGGTCGCGTCGATGGCGCCCGGCGCCTTCGTCTTCGCGATGGCCAACCCGAACCCCGAGGTTCACCCGGACGTGGCCCACAAGTACGCGGCGGTCGTCGCGACCGGGCGCTCCGACTACCCGAACCAGATCAACAACGTCCTCGCCTTCCCCGGCATCTTCGCCGGTGCGCTCCAGGTGCGGGCGTCGCGGATCACCGAGGGCATGAAGATCGCGGCCGCGGACGCGCTCGCCGACGTGGTCGGTGACGACCTGGACGCCGGGTACGTCATCCCCTCGCCGTTCGACGAGCGGGTCGCTCCCGCGGTGACCGCGGCCGTCGCCGCCGCCGCGCGCGCCGAGGGCGTCGCCCGACGCTGA
- a CDS encoding zinc-binding dehydrogenase, producing the protein MFAAYAARIDRDQPLNGLELGDRPAPEARPGWTTVNVKAASLNHHDLWSLRGVGLAEDKLPMILGCDAAGIDQDGNEVVLHSVIGQSGYGVGPREGRSILTEKYQGTFAEQVTVPEWNVLPKPKELSFEEAACLPTAWLTAYRMLFTNAGVRPGDSVLVQGAGGGVATAAIVLGKAAGLKVFATSRDEAKRKRALELGAVEAVESGARLPQRVDAVIETVGAATWSHSIKSLRPGGTVVISGATSGDRPSHAELTRVFFLELKIVGSTMGSKDELEDLLSFCAATGVRPVIDETLPLDRAREGFERMEAGGQFGKIVLTV; encoded by the coding sequence ATGTTCGCTGCCTACGCCGCCCGAATCGACCGTGACCAGCCGCTGAACGGCCTTGAGTTGGGGGATCGCCCGGCCCCCGAGGCCCGCCCCGGCTGGACGACCGTGAACGTCAAGGCCGCCTCCCTCAACCACCACGACCTGTGGTCCCTGCGCGGGGTCGGACTCGCTGAGGACAAGCTCCCGATGATCCTCGGCTGCGACGCCGCCGGGATCGACCAGGACGGCAACGAGGTCGTCCTGCACTCCGTCATCGGCCAGTCCGGTTACGGGGTCGGGCCCCGGGAGGGCCGGTCCATCCTCACCGAGAAGTACCAGGGCACTTTCGCCGAGCAGGTGACCGTGCCCGAGTGGAACGTGCTGCCGAAGCCGAAGGAGCTCAGCTTCGAGGAGGCGGCCTGTCTGCCGACCGCGTGGCTGACGGCGTACCGGATGCTGTTCACCAACGCCGGGGTGCGGCCCGGTGACTCCGTGCTCGTGCAGGGCGCGGGCGGCGGGGTCGCCACGGCCGCGATCGTCCTCGGCAAGGCGGCCGGTCTCAAGGTCTTCGCGACCAGCCGCGACGAGGCCAAGCGCAAGCGCGCCCTGGAGCTCGGCGCCGTCGAGGCCGTCGAGTCGGGTGCGCGGCTGCCGCAGCGCGTGGACGCCGTCATCGAGACGGTCGGCGCGGCCACCTGGTCGCACTCCATCAAGTCGCTCAGGCCCGGCGGCACGGTCGTCATCTCGGGTGCCACCAGCGGTGACCGTCCCTCGCACGCCGAGCTGACCCGCGTCTTCTTCCTGGAGCTGAAGATCGTCGGGTCGACGATGGGCTCGAAGGACGAGCTCGAGGACCTGCTGTCGTTCTGCGCGGCCACCGGCGTGCGCCCCGTGATCGACGAGACCCTCCCGCTGGACCGCGCCCGGGAGGGCTTCGAGCGGATGGAGGCCGGCGGCCAGTTCGGCAAGATCGTGCTGACGGTCTGA
- a CDS encoding multifunctional oxoglutarate decarboxylase/oxoglutarate dehydrogenase thiamine pyrophosphate-binding subunit/dihydrolipoyllysine-residue succinyltransferase subunit, which translates to MSPQSPSNSSTSTDQEGQGKSPAAAFGPNEWLVDEIYQQYLQDPNSVDRAWWDFFADYKPGAPAQPTTGAPAQGSGPGTAGTAAAGAAGTAAAPAAPAAPAPAAAPAPAPAKAAPAAPVAKPAAAAPAKPAAAAVKAPAPAKAQPATEAAGGPEFVTLRGPSAAVAKNMNASIEVPTATSVRAVPVKLLFDNRIVINNHLKRARGGKISFTHLIGYAMVQAIKAMPSMNYSFAEKDGKPTLVKPEHVNFGLAIDLVKPNGERQLVVAGIKKAETLNFFEFWQAYEDIVRRARDGKLGMDDFTGVTVSLTNPGGLGTVHSVPRLMPGQSVIMGVGSMDYPAEFQGTSQDTLNKLGISKVMTLTSTYDHRVIQGAASGEFLRVVANFLLGEGEFYDEIFKALRIPYEPVRWFKDIDASHDDDVTKAARVFELIHSFRVRGHVMADTDPLEYRQRKHPDLDIAEHGLTLWDLEREFAVGGFAGKSMMKLRDILGVLRDSYCRTTGIEYMHIQDPKQRKWLQDRVERPHTKPEREEQLRILRRLNAAEAFETFLQTKYVGQKRFSLEGGESVIPLLDAVIDSAAESRLDEVVIGMAHRGRLNVLANIVGKSYAQIFREFEGNLDPKSMHGSGDVKYHLGAQGTFTGLDGEQIKVSLAANPSHLETVDPVIEGIVRAKQDIINKGGTDFTVLPVALHGDAAFAGQGVVAETLNMSQLRGYRTGGTVHIVINNQVGFTAAPESSRSSMYATDVARMIEAPIFHVNGDDPEAVVRVARLAFEFRQAFNKDVVIDLICYRRRGHNESDNPAFTQPLMYDLIDKKRSVRKLYTESLIGRGDITLEEAEQALQDFQGQLEKVFAEVREATSLPAPVPAIDPQAEFPVAVSTAISQETVKRIAESQVNIPDRVTVHPRLLPQLQRRAAMIEDGTIDWGMGETLAIGSLLLEGTPVRLSGQDSRRGTFGQRHAVLIDRETGEDFTPLLYLSDDQARYNVYDSLLSEYAVMGFEYGYSLARPESLVMWEAQFGDFVNGAQTVVDEYISAAEQKWGQTSGVTLLLPHGYEGQGPDHSSARPERFLQLCAQNNMTVAMPTLPSNYFHLLRWQVHNPHHKPLVVFTPKSMLRLKAAASKAEEFTTGGFRPVIGDSSVDPAAVRKVVFCAGKVYYDLEAERQKRGVTDTAIIRIERLYPLPGAELQAEISKYPNAEKYLWAQEEPANQGAWPFIALNLIDHLDLAVGADVPHGERLRRISRPHGSSPAVGSAKRHQAEQEQLVREVFEA; encoded by the coding sequence GTGTCGCCACAGTCCCCCAGTAACTCGAGCACCTCGACCGACCAAGAGGGGCAGGGCAAGAGCCCTGCAGCCGCTTTCGGTCCCAATGAGTGGCTCGTCGACGAGATCTATCAGCAGTACCTCCAGGACCCGAATTCGGTTGACCGAGCCTGGTGGGACTTCTTCGCCGACTACAAGCCGGGTGCCCCGGCCCAGCCGACGACCGGAGCCCCCGCACAGGGTTCCGGTCCCGGCACCGCCGGTACCGCAGCCGCGGGGGCTGCGGGCACTGCCGCGGCGCCCGCCGCTCCGGCAGCCCCGGCTCCGGCCGCAGCTCCGGCTCCGGCTCCGGCCAAGGCCGCTCCGGCCGCCCCGGTGGCCAAGCCCGCCGCCGCGGCGCCCGCGAAGCCGGCCGCCGCTGCCGTGAAGGCCCCCGCTCCCGCCAAGGCGCAGCCCGCGACCGAGGCCGCCGGCGGCCCCGAGTTCGTGACGCTGCGCGGCCCGAGCGCCGCCGTCGCGAAGAACATGAACGCCTCCATCGAGGTCCCCACGGCGACGTCCGTGCGCGCGGTCCCGGTGAAGCTGCTGTTCGACAACCGCATCGTCATCAACAACCACCTGAAGCGCGCCCGGGGCGGGAAGATCTCCTTCACCCACCTCATCGGCTACGCGATGGTGCAGGCCATCAAGGCCATGCCGTCGATGAACTACTCCTTCGCGGAGAAGGACGGCAAGCCGACCCTGGTCAAGCCGGAGCACGTGAACTTCGGCCTCGCCATCGACCTGGTGAAGCCCAACGGCGAGCGCCAGCTGGTCGTCGCGGGCATCAAGAAGGCCGAGACGCTGAACTTCTTCGAGTTCTGGCAGGCCTACGAGGACATCGTCCGCCGCGCCCGCGACGGCAAGCTCGGCATGGACGACTTCACCGGTGTCACGGTCTCGCTGACCAACCCCGGCGGCCTCGGCACCGTCCACTCCGTGCCGCGCCTGATGCCCGGACAGTCGGTCATCATGGGCGTCGGCTCGATGGACTACCCCGCGGAGTTCCAGGGCACGTCCCAGGACACCCTGAACAAGCTCGGCATCTCGAAGGTCATGACGCTCACGTCGACCTACGACCACCGGGTCATCCAGGGCGCCGCCTCCGGCGAGTTCCTGCGCGTCGTGGCGAACTTCCTCCTCGGTGAGGGCGAGTTCTACGACGAGATCTTCAAGGCGCTGCGGATCCCCTACGAGCCGGTCCGCTGGTTCAAGGACATCGACGCCTCGCACGACGACGACGTCACGAAGGCCGCCCGCGTCTTCGAGCTGATCCACTCCTTCCGGGTCCGCGGCCACGTCATGGCCGACACCGACCCGCTGGAGTACCGCCAGCGCAAGCACCCCGACCTGGACATCGCCGAGCACGGCCTCACCCTGTGGGACCTGGAGCGCGAGTTCGCGGTCGGCGGCTTCGCCGGCAAGTCGATGATGAAGCTGCGCGACATCCTCGGCGTCCTGCGCGACTCGTACTGCCGCACCACCGGCATCGAGTACATGCACATCCAGGACCCGAAGCAGCGCAAGTGGCTCCAGGACCGCGTCGAGCGCCCGCACACCAAGCCGGAGCGCGAGGAGCAGCTGCGCATCCTGCGCCGGCTGAACGCGGCCGAGGCGTTCGAGACGTTCCTGCAGACGAAGTACGTCGGCCAGAAGCGCTTCTCCCTGGAGGGCGGCGAGTCCGTCATCCCGCTGCTCGACGCGGTCATCGACTCCGCCGCCGAGTCGCGCCTGGACGAGGTCGTCATCGGCATGGCCCACCGCGGCCGCCTGAACGTCCTGGCGAACATCGTCGGCAAGTCGTACGCGCAGATCTTCCGCGAGTTCGAGGGCAACCTCGACCCGAAGTCGATGCACGGCTCCGGCGACGTGAAGTACCACCTGGGCGCCCAGGGCACCTTCACCGGCCTGGACGGCGAGCAGATCAAGGTCTCGCTGGCCGCGAACCCGTCCCACCTGGAGACGGTCGACCCGGTCATCGAGGGCATCGTCCGCGCCAAGCAGGACATCATCAACAAGGGCGGCACGGACTTCACGGTCCTGCCGGTCGCCCTGCACGGTGACGCGGCCTTCGCGGGCCAGGGTGTGGTCGCCGAGACGCTCAACATGTCGCAGCTGCGCGGCTACCGCACGGGCGGCACGGTCCACATCGTCATCAACAACCAGGTCGGCTTCACCGCCGCCCCGGAGTCGTCGCGCTCCTCCATGTACGCCACGGACGTGGCCCGCATGATCGAGGCGCCGATCTTCCACGTGAACGGCGACGACCCCGAGGCCGTCGTCCGCGTTGCCCGTCTGGCCTTCGAGTTCCGCCAGGCGTTCAACAAGGACGTCGTCATCGACCTGATCTGCTACCGCCGCCGCGGTCACAACGAGTCGGACAACCCGGCGTTCACGCAGCCGCTGATGTACGACCTGATCGACAAGAAGCGCTCGGTGCGCAAGCTCTACACCGAGTCCCTCATCGGCCGTGGCGACATCACGCTCGAAGAGGCCGAGCAGGCGCTGCAGGACTTCCAGGGCCAGCTGGAGAAGGTGTTCGCCGAGGTCCGCGAGGCCACGTCGCTCCCGGCCCCGGTCCCGGCCATCGACCCGCAGGCCGAGTTCCCGGTCGCCGTCAGCACCGCGATCTCCCAGGAGACCGTGAAGCGGATCGCCGAGTCGCAGGTCAACATTCCCGACCGCGTCACCGTCCACCCGCGTCTGCTGCCGCAGCTGCAGCGCCGCGCGGCGATGATCGAGGACGGCACGATCGACTGGGGCATGGGCGAGACGCTCGCCATCGGCTCCCTGCTCCTGGAGGGCACCCCGGTGCGCCTCTCGGGCCAGGACTCGCGCCGCGGCACGTTCGGCCAGCGCCACGCGGTCCTGATCGACCGTGAGACGGGCGAGGACTTCACCCCGCTGCTGTACCTCTCGGACGACCAGGCGCGTTACAACGTCTACGACTCCCTGCTCTCCGAGTACGCGGTCATGGGCTTCGAGTACGGCTACTCGCTGGCCCGTCCCGAGTCGCTCGTGATGTGGGAGGCGCAGTTCGGCGACTTCGTCAACGGCGCGCAGACGGTGGTGGACGAGTACATCTCGGCCGCCGAGCAGAAGTGGGGCCAGACCTCCGGCGTCACGCTGCTCCTGCCGCACGGCTACGAGGGCCAGGGCCCGGACCACTCGTCCGCCCGCCCGGAGCGCTTCCTCCAGCTGTGCGCGCAGAACAACATGACGGTCGCCATGCCGACGCTCCCGTCGAACTACTTCCACCTCCTGCGGTGGCAGGTGCACAACCCCCACCACAAGCCGCTGGTGGTCTTCACGCCGAAGTCGATGCTGCGCCTCAAGGCCGCCGCGTCGAAGGCGGAGGAGTTCACGACGGGCGGCTTCCGTCCCGTCATCGGCGACAGCTCGGTGGACCCGGCCGCGGTCCGCAAGGTCGTCTTCTGCGCGGGCAAGGTCTACTACGACCTCGAGGCCGAGCGTCAGAAGCGCGGCGTGACGGACACGGCGATCATCCGCATCGAGCGCCTGTACCCGCTGCCGGGTGCTGAGCTCCAGGCGGAGATCTCCAAGTACCCGAACGCGGAGAAGTACCTGTGGGCGCAGGAGGAGCCGGCGAACCAGGGCGCATGGCCCTTCATCGCCCTCAACCTGATCGACCACCTGGACCTGGCGGTCGGCGCCGACGTCCCGCACGGTGAGCGCCTGCGCCGCATCTCGCGGCCGCACGGCTCGTCCCCGGCGGTCGGCTCGGCGAAGCGTCACCAGGCGGAGCAGGAGCAGCTGGTGCGTGAGGTCTTCGAGGCCTGA